In a genomic window of Echeneis naucrates chromosome 4, fEcheNa1.1, whole genome shotgun sequence:
- the LOC115042570 gene encoding sex comb on midleg-like protein 2 isoform X2 yields MGKTPLKDQKDGKKEKPGRTVQPTGTTPATTKDAFSWEEYLKETSSIPAPPNCFRQARVPPSNDFKVGMKLEAHDPRNSTSVCIATVMGLTGVRLRLRLDGSDNSNDFWRLVDSSDIQPIGTCEKNGDMLQPPLGFRMNASSWPMFLLRTLNGAEMAPATAFKKEPPRPPQNNFKAGMKLEAVDKKNPHLICPATIGEVKGDEVFIMFDGWRGAFDYWCKCDSRDIFPVGWCSLTKHSLQPPGNSVNLPKNLQTLPASPSKPSRRSMQSPYRLPNPLPPLPVRKGVRGRRSKSETIALLKAVAEAAAAQNGNVPENTQLVPRPHKKRGPKPGSKKKSKILQSPTLPSIQVPQESPPSHNSVVSTVCVYVNKHGNCGPHLDRKQMQHLPDHFGPGPVNTVLQQVVQSCIECAYQPKVLLIALQTHSGGGEVVRVRTDGGVRMVKLPSASSASFVLRFLETMCRHLQCDNLFSSQPFSHYTVYDRNKSVKEEALDSPSLARSSKRSLSGVSPPYAAPLSPKHLRTEAHPSEAETLPHEENGLIKEQRYMDSASNSMTPRAQTVRSSSEYHPQASSLYHPGNSTPMRRLSSNPADMASTQPLRRVEASSTTDPEALVFHREGQQLSSRNPSSWSIEEVMQFVRDADPTALAPHAELFRKHEIDGKALMLLRSDMIMKYMGLKLGPALKLCHHIERLKQGKL; encoded by the exons ATGGGTAAAACTCCGCTAAAAG ATCAGAAAGatgggaaaaaagagaaaccagGCAGAACAGTTCAACCAACAGGTACAACCCCTGCAACAACTAAAG ATGCATTCAGCTGGGAAGAATATCTAAAGGAAACATCATCCATACCGGCTCCACCAAACTGCTTTCGTCAG GCTAGAGTCCCACCCTCCAATGACTTCAAAGTAGGAATGAAGCTTGAAGCCCATGATCCACGCAATTCCACTTCAGTTTGTATTGCCACAGTGATGGGTTTAACTGGGGTTCGTCTGCGTCTCCGTTTGGATGGAAGTGACAACAGCAATGACTTCTGGAGACTGGTAGACTCATCTGACATCCAGCCTATTGGGACATGTGAGAAGAATGGAGACATGCTGCAGCCGCCACTGG GATTTCGGATGAATGCGTCCTCATGGCCCATGTTTCTGTTGAGAACATTAAATGGAGCTGAGATGGCACCAGCCACGGCCTTTAAAAAG GAGCCTCCCAGGCCTCCACAGAACAACTTTAAGGCAGGCATGAAGCTGGAAGCTGTGGACAAGAAGAACCCACACCTCATCTGCCCTGCCACCATTGGGGAGGTAAAGGGCGATGAGGTCTTTATCATGTTCGATGGATGGCGGGGTGCCTTTGATTACTGGTGCAAGTGTGACTCCCGGGACATCTTCCCTGTAGGCTGGTGCTCCCTGACCAAGCATAGCCTCCAGCCACCAGGCAACAGTG TTAACCTCCCAAAGAATCTGCAGACTCTCCCAGCATCACCCTCCAAGCCCAGCAGGCGTTCCATGCAGTCCCCCTACAGACTCCCCAACCCTCTTCCCCCTTTGCCTGTCAGGAAGGGGGTACGGGGCCGTCGGTCCAAGAGTGAGACCATTGCTCTACTTAAAGCTGtggcagaagcagcagctgcccaaaatggaaatgtacctgaaaacacacagcttgTACCCCGGCCCCACAAGAAGAGAGGACCTAAGCCTGGAAGCAAG AAAAAGTCCAAGATTCTCCAGAGTCCAACTCTGCCCAGCATTCAGGTCCCACAAGAAAGTCCTCCTAGTCACAACTCAGTAGTTTCAACAG tgtgtgtctatgtgaaTAAGCATGGAAACTGTGGTCCCCACCTGGACAGGAAGCAAATGCAGCATCTTCCTGACCACTTTGGCCCGGGGCCAGTGAATACAGTGCTCCAGCAGGTGGTCCAGTCATGTATAGAATGTGCATACCAACCTAAAGTCCTGCTCATTGCTCTGCAGACTCattcaggaggaggagaggttgTCAgag TGAGAACAGATGGTGGAGTTCGTATGGTCAAACTACCTTCAGCCTCCAGTGCTTCGTTTGTGCTGCGGTTCCTGGAGACCATGTGTCGTCACTTGCAATGTGACAACCTGTTCAGCAGTCAGCCGTTCAGCCACTACACTGTTTATGACAGGAACAAGTCAG TGAAAGAGGAAGCGTTGGATTCTCCTTCCCTTGCTCGGAGTAGTAAGCGTAGTCTGTCTGGAGTCTCTCCGCCATACGCAGCCCCTCTTTCTCCTAAACATTTACGCACTGAGGCCCACCCTTCAGAAG CAGAGACTCTGCCACATGAGGAGAACGGGCTGATAAAGGAGCAGCGCTACATGGACTCAGCATCCAACTCCATGACTCCTCGTGCCCAAACAGTGCGGAGTTCATCAGAGTACCACCCTCAGGCCAGCAGCCTCTACCATCCAGGTAACAGCACACCCATGCGCCGCCTCTCCTCCAACCCTGCTGACATGGCCTCCACACAACCTCTCAGACGAGTGGAAG CCAGCTCCACCACAGATCCTGAGGCTCTTGTGTTTCATCGTGAAGGTCAGCAGCTTTCCAGCAGAAACCCCTCTTCCTGGTCCATTGAAGAAGTGATGCAGTTTGTTAGGGATGCTGACCCCACAGCGTTAGCGCCACATGCTGAACTATTCAGAAAACAC GAGATAGATGGAAAAGCCTTGATGTTACTACGGAGCGATATGATCATGAAATACATGGGTCTGAAGCTGGGGCCTGCACTTAAGTTATGCCACCACATAGAGAGGCTGAAACAAGGCAAACTGTAA
- the LOC115042570 gene encoding sex comb on midleg-like protein 2 isoform X1 has product MGKTPLKDQKDGKKEKPGRTVQPTGTTPATTKDAFSWEEYLKETSSIPAPPNCFRQARVPPSNDFKVGMKLEAHDPRNSTSVCIATVMGLTGVRLRLRLDGSDNSNDFWRLVDSSDIQPIGTCEKNGDMLQPPLGFRMNASSWPMFLLRTLNGAEMAPATAFKKEPPRPPQNNFKAGMKLEAVDKKNPHLICPATIGEVKGDEVFIMFDGWRGAFDYWCKCDSRDIFPVGWCSLTKHSLQPPGNSVNLPKNLQTLPASPSKPSRRSMQSPYRLPNPLPPLPVRKGVRGRRSKSETIALLKAVAEAAAAQNGNVPENTQLVPRPHKKRGPKPGSKKKSKILQSPTLPSIQVPQESPPSHNSVVSTVCVYVNKHGNCGPHLDRKQMQHLPDHFGPGPVNTVLQQVVQSCIECAYQPKVLLIALQTHSGGGEVVRVRTDGGVRMVKLPSASSASFVLRFLETMCRHLQCDNLFSSQPFSHYTVYDRNKSVKEEALDSPSLARSSKRSLSGVSPPYAAPLSPKHLRTEAHPSEAETLPHEENGLIKEQRYMDSASNSMTPRAQTVRSSSEYHPQASSLYHPGNSTPMRRLSSNPADMASTQPLRRVEAASSTTDPEALVFHREGQQLSSRNPSSWSIEEVMQFVRDADPTALAPHAELFRKHEIDGKALMLLRSDMIMKYMGLKLGPALKLCHHIERLKQGKL; this is encoded by the exons ATGGGTAAAACTCCGCTAAAAG ATCAGAAAGatgggaaaaaagagaaaccagGCAGAACAGTTCAACCAACAGGTACAACCCCTGCAACAACTAAAG ATGCATTCAGCTGGGAAGAATATCTAAAGGAAACATCATCCATACCGGCTCCACCAAACTGCTTTCGTCAG GCTAGAGTCCCACCCTCCAATGACTTCAAAGTAGGAATGAAGCTTGAAGCCCATGATCCACGCAATTCCACTTCAGTTTGTATTGCCACAGTGATGGGTTTAACTGGGGTTCGTCTGCGTCTCCGTTTGGATGGAAGTGACAACAGCAATGACTTCTGGAGACTGGTAGACTCATCTGACATCCAGCCTATTGGGACATGTGAGAAGAATGGAGACATGCTGCAGCCGCCACTGG GATTTCGGATGAATGCGTCCTCATGGCCCATGTTTCTGTTGAGAACATTAAATGGAGCTGAGATGGCACCAGCCACGGCCTTTAAAAAG GAGCCTCCCAGGCCTCCACAGAACAACTTTAAGGCAGGCATGAAGCTGGAAGCTGTGGACAAGAAGAACCCACACCTCATCTGCCCTGCCACCATTGGGGAGGTAAAGGGCGATGAGGTCTTTATCATGTTCGATGGATGGCGGGGTGCCTTTGATTACTGGTGCAAGTGTGACTCCCGGGACATCTTCCCTGTAGGCTGGTGCTCCCTGACCAAGCATAGCCTCCAGCCACCAGGCAACAGTG TTAACCTCCCAAAGAATCTGCAGACTCTCCCAGCATCACCCTCCAAGCCCAGCAGGCGTTCCATGCAGTCCCCCTACAGACTCCCCAACCCTCTTCCCCCTTTGCCTGTCAGGAAGGGGGTACGGGGCCGTCGGTCCAAGAGTGAGACCATTGCTCTACTTAAAGCTGtggcagaagcagcagctgcccaaaatggaaatgtacctgaaaacacacagcttgTACCCCGGCCCCACAAGAAGAGAGGACCTAAGCCTGGAAGCAAG AAAAAGTCCAAGATTCTCCAGAGTCCAACTCTGCCCAGCATTCAGGTCCCACAAGAAAGTCCTCCTAGTCACAACTCAGTAGTTTCAACAG tgtgtgtctatgtgaaTAAGCATGGAAACTGTGGTCCCCACCTGGACAGGAAGCAAATGCAGCATCTTCCTGACCACTTTGGCCCGGGGCCAGTGAATACAGTGCTCCAGCAGGTGGTCCAGTCATGTATAGAATGTGCATACCAACCTAAAGTCCTGCTCATTGCTCTGCAGACTCattcaggaggaggagaggttgTCAgag TGAGAACAGATGGTGGAGTTCGTATGGTCAAACTACCTTCAGCCTCCAGTGCTTCGTTTGTGCTGCGGTTCCTGGAGACCATGTGTCGTCACTTGCAATGTGACAACCTGTTCAGCAGTCAGCCGTTCAGCCACTACACTGTTTATGACAGGAACAAGTCAG TGAAAGAGGAAGCGTTGGATTCTCCTTCCCTTGCTCGGAGTAGTAAGCGTAGTCTGTCTGGAGTCTCTCCGCCATACGCAGCCCCTCTTTCTCCTAAACATTTACGCACTGAGGCCCACCCTTCAGAAG CAGAGACTCTGCCACATGAGGAGAACGGGCTGATAAAGGAGCAGCGCTACATGGACTCAGCATCCAACTCCATGACTCCTCGTGCCCAAACAGTGCGGAGTTCATCAGAGTACCACCCTCAGGCCAGCAGCCTCTACCATCCAGGTAACAGCACACCCATGCGCCGCCTCTCCTCCAACCCTGCTGACATGGCCTCCACACAACCTCTCAGACGAGTGGAAG CAGCCAGCTCCACCACAGATCCTGAGGCTCTTGTGTTTCATCGTGAAGGTCAGCAGCTTTCCAGCAGAAACCCCTCTTCCTGGTCCATTGAAGAAGTGATGCAGTTTGTTAGGGATGCTGACCCCACAGCGTTAGCGCCACATGCTGAACTATTCAGAAAACAC GAGATAGATGGAAAAGCCTTGATGTTACTACGGAGCGATATGATCATGAAATACATGGGTCTGAAGCTGGGGCCTGCACTTAAGTTATGCCACCACATAGAGAGGCTGAAACAAGGCAAACTGTAA